A single region of the Changchengzhania lutea genome encodes:
- a CDS encoding sulfatase-like hydrolase/transferase, with protein sequence MKFSIKNKGISNYLRAVLALIGAFWIISSYELYMSNPSVNDPNLATVLVYKLLNDFWSGFIIGMLCFPIYFIISTIRKKVAFVVISIVFTGLIILQFSLVKYSMTTLINLGADILGYSYDDIFSTVSVSESISVTYFLPFIIFPALFFIVYVLLKRYSNPRFTIGIGVSLLLLFGALKLTLANASAERFQNKTAYLVKDIVKFQSEKSKINAFNHQDRTDFPLLKPFNNTEDVLSSFIEGEEDKPNIVVIVVEGLGAEFVNGNTYSGFTPYFDALSSKSLYWENFVSTTGRSFGILPSLFGSLPYGEKGFLELTDIPSHLSLISVLKANGYHTSYYSGGPSSFDRKTNFLEYNGVDNLIDENKYGSDFVKTESNASGFSWGYPDSEIFRKALSSLNVEKQPRLDIVMTLSNHDPFEFPGKAIYMAKVDKLLQDSRKPEALKNQISSHRDIFGCLLYTDDAIKGFMEAYSKRPDYNNTIFIITGDHRLIPITQKDKLCRFHVPFLIYSPMLKNPESFKSVSSHWDVTPSLLSYLMNNHKFKPLKKTAWMGKGLDTVKHFRNVNSIPLMRYKGSISDMIYKDYLFANDELFKINENFGTYKITDKTLIKTISDSLLAFKKMNAYVTQRNKIFPDSLNIYVTPKIEFSEAQLATINTYAKEKTFDELLLIARDLSFNKKYKISQLLCDYILNEFPNYTDARLLKGRMLAWEQDYKNSEIALLSALQRSPYYDDAYLAILDLYWWSGQEEKSIAVFNKALKNDMTNPEISFKIAKAYQRMENMDQANKIMDSIIKVHPDNSDYLTFKQALKLW encoded by the coding sequence ATGAAGTTTAGCATAAAAAATAAGGGGATATCCAACTACTTGCGTGCCGTACTGGCATTAATTGGTGCTTTTTGGATTATAAGCAGTTATGAGCTTTATATGTCCAACCCATCAGTTAATGACCCTAATTTGGCAACGGTTTTGGTGTACAAATTATTAAATGATTTTTGGAGCGGATTTATAATTGGCATGTTATGTTTTCCTATATACTTTATTATTAGTACCATCAGAAAAAAAGTGGCCTTTGTTGTAATAAGTATAGTATTTACAGGATTGATAATACTTCAATTCTCACTTGTGAAGTATAGCATGACCACACTAATAAATTTAGGAGCCGATATTTTAGGGTATTCCTATGACGATATATTTAGTACAGTATCTGTTTCCGAATCGATATCGGTGACCTACTTTTTACCTTTTATCATTTTTCCAGCCTTGTTTTTTATTGTTTATGTTCTTCTCAAAAGATATAGTAACCCACGATTTACTATTGGTATTGGAGTTTCATTACTATTACTATTTGGTGCCTTAAAACTAACACTAGCTAATGCTTCTGCCGAAAGATTTCAAAATAAGACCGCCTATTTGGTAAAGGACATTGTAAAGTTTCAAAGCGAGAAAAGCAAAATCAATGCTTTTAACCATCAGGACAGAACTGATTTTCCGTTATTAAAACCTTTTAATAACACCGAGGACGTTTTGTCTTCATTTATAGAAGGCGAAGAAGACAAACCGAACATTGTGGTTATTGTTGTTGAAGGTTTAGGGGCTGAGTTTGTTAATGGCAATACGTATAGCGGGTTTACACCTTATTTTGATGCATTATCATCAAAATCACTGTACTGGGAGAATTTTGTTAGTACCACTGGCAGGTCTTTTGGGATATTACCATCATTATTTGGGTCATTACCCTATGGAGAAAAGGGTTTTCTGGAACTTACAGATATTCCGTCTCATCTATCATTAATAAGTGTCTTAAAAGCCAATGGCTATCATACCTCATATTATTCAGGAGGACCGTCTAGCTTTGACCGAAAAACAAATTTTCTAGAGTATAATGGTGTAGACAACCTTATAGATGAAAACAAATATGGATCCGACTTTGTTAAAACAGAAAGTAATGCCAGCGGTTTTTCTTGGGGCTATCCAGATAGTGAAATTTTCAGAAAAGCCTTATCGTCCCTGAATGTTGAAAAGCAACCACGATTGGATATTGTTATGACCCTATCTAACCATGATCCCTTCGAGTTTCCAGGAAAAGCCATTTACATGGCAAAGGTTGATAAGCTGTTGCAGGATTCCCGAAAACCAGAAGCTCTAAAAAATCAAATTTCTTCCCACAGGGATATTTTTGGATGTCTGTTATATACTGATGATGCCATTAAAGGGTTTATGGAAGCGTATTCCAAAAGACCGGATTATAATAATACCATTTTCATAATTACCGGCGATCATAGGCTGATACCAATTACACAAAAAGATAAACTCTGTAGATTTCATGTACCCTTTCTTATTTATAGCCCGATGTTGAAAAACCCCGAATCTTTTAAATCGGTATCATCACATTGGGATGTCACCCCTAGTTTGCTGAGTTATCTAATGAACAATCATAAGTTCAAGCCGCTAAAAAAAACAGCATGGATGGGAAAAGGATTGGATACGGTCAAGCATTTTAGAAATGTAAATAGTATCCCTCTTATGAGATATAAAGGAAGCATCAGTGATATGATCTACAAGGACTATCTCTTTGCCAATGATGAATTGTTCAAGATAAATGAAAATTTTGGAACCTATAAAATCACAGATAAAACCTTGATAAAAACCATTTCAGATTCATTATTGGCTTTCAAAAAGATGAACGCCTACGTTACCCAAAGAAATAAGATATTTCCTGATTCTTTAAACATTTATGTCACGCCAAAAATTGAATTTTCAGAAGCGCAATTAGCTACCATTAACACATACGCCAAAGAGAAAACCTTCGATGAGTTGTTGCTAATAGCCAGAGATTTGTCATTTAATAAAAAATATAAAATATCACAATTACTATGTGATTATATTTTAAATGAGTTTCCAAATTATACAGATGCAAGACTATTAAAAGGACGTATGCTAGCCTGGGAACAGGATTATAAAAATTCTGAAATAGCTCTGTTAAGTGCCTTACAACGCTCACCCTATTACGATGATGCCTACTTGGCCATTTTAGATCTGTATTGGTGGTCGGGTCAGGAGGAAAAATCAATAGCAGTGTTTAACAAGGCCTTAAAAAATGACATGACTAATCCTGAAATTAGCTTTAAAATAGCTAAGGCCTATCAACGTATGGAAAATATGGATCAAGCCAATAAAATAATGGATAGTATTATTAAAGTACACCCAGATAATTCAGACTATTTAACCTTTAAACAAGCCCTAAAATTATGGTAA
- a CDS encoding YaiO family outer membrane beta-barrel protein, whose amino-acid sequence MVTNAMSNYIMAILFFVCTVSFGQQVFKGDPDRAFEVAREMAFNKQRKQAQDTLLLILTKYPNYHDIRSFLANTYSWDGSYKKAKKEFGYILKSSPKRLDTWEAAIKNELWSEAPFSALEMSNNALKHFPDNPDILYLKASAEDASNNKEEALLTIEDLLRNHPNHEKATTYKKNLIDKLSHNTIGLTSSVGIYSEVFDPMQYYLLSYGRQTKRGSILAKINVSHRFQETGAQFEVDMYPRIIKGLYAYLNFGVSNSFLYPDIRYGAELYKSLPKSFEASIGFRALKFSTTTTIYTGSVGWYTGNSYWSFRANITPGDPGSSKSGTLNYRKYRSDANNYFSIAAGAGISPENNIFFFEGNENAVITLKSQKFNLGYYFTTNANKNSWGVQAGVSHQEISFDPGSYFWIYSLALSWNMKFR is encoded by the coding sequence ATGGTAACGAACGCTATGAGCAACTATATAATGGCCATACTTTTTTTTGTGTGTACGGTGTCATTTGGGCAGCAAGTCTTTAAAGGAGATCCTGATAGAGCTTTTGAGGTAGCTCGTGAAATGGCATTTAACAAACAGCGTAAACAGGCTCAAGATACCTTGTTGCTCATTTTAACAAAGTATCCAAATTATCATGACATTAGATCGTTTTTAGCCAACACGTATTCATGGGATGGATCCTATAAAAAGGCAAAGAAAGAGTTTGGGTATATTTTAAAAAGCAGCCCAAAAAGATTAGATACTTGGGAAGCAGCCATAAAGAATGAACTTTGGAGTGAAGCGCCATTTAGCGCCTTAGAAATGTCTAATAATGCATTAAAGCATTTTCCTGATAATCCTGATATTTTATACCTAAAAGCTAGTGCTGAAGACGCTTCCAATAATAAAGAAGAAGCCTTACTCACTATTGAGGACCTCTTAAGAAACCATCCTAATCACGAAAAAGCGACAACCTATAAAAAAAATTTAATTGACAAGCTTAGTCACAACACTATAGGGTTAACATCTTCAGTGGGTATATATTCAGAAGTATTTGACCCCATGCAGTATTATTTATTAAGTTATGGAAGACAAACAAAACGAGGTAGTATATTAGCTAAAATTAATGTGAGCCATAGGTTTCAAGAAACGGGTGCGCAATTTGAAGTTGATATGTATCCTAGAATAATAAAGGGCCTATACGCCTATCTCAATTTTGGGGTGTCTAATTCATTTTTGTATCCGGATATTCGATATGGTGCCGAATTGTATAAGTCATTACCCAAAAGCTTCGAGGCTTCTATTGGATTCAGAGCCTTGAAATTTAGTACAACAACAACTATCTATACCGGATCTGTAGGCTGGTATACGGGTAATAGTTATTGGTCTTTTCGCGCTAACATTACCCCTGGAGATCCCGGTTCCAGTAAGTCAGGAACCCTTAATTATAGAAAATATAGAAGCGATGCCAATAATTATTTTAGTATTGCTGCTGGAGCAGGGATTTCACCTGAGAATAATATATTTTTTTTTGAAGGTAATGAGAATGCCGTTATAACCCTTAAATCTCAAAAATTTAATTTAGGGTATTATTTTACTACAAATGCCAATAAAAATTCTTGGGGTGTACAAGCCGGTGTATCACATCAAGAAATTAGTTTTGATCCAGGGTCTTATTTCTGGATTTATTCTTTAGCTTTATCTTGGAATATGAAATTTAGATAA
- a CDS encoding response regulator transcription factor — MKKRILIIEDNPMVVKSLEFKLIKDGYTVIISEDGRDAMEKLKTEDFDLILTDLMLPFISGSEIIEYIKQNIPGLPIIVLSTSTQEDIITEAFTMGVEDFITKPFSPNELSLRVRRTLANIN, encoded by the coding sequence ATGAAAAAAAGAATTCTGATCATAGAAGATAATCCCATGGTAGTAAAATCATTGGAATTTAAATTAATCAAGGATGGTTATACTGTAATTATCTCTGAGGATGGCAGGGATGCCATGGAAAAATTAAAGACCGAGGATTTTGATTTAATCCTTACCGACCTCATGCTACCATTTATTTCTGGTAGCGAAATAATAGAATATATAAAACAAAATATACCTGGACTGCCTATTATTGTATTATCCACATCGACCCAAGAGGATATAATCACCGAGGCCTTTACAATGGGTGTAGAAGATTTTATTACCAAACCCTTTAGTCCTAACGAGCTATCTCTTAGGGTAAGAAGGACTTTAGCTAACATTAATTAA
- a CDS encoding HEAT repeat domain-containing protein encodes MNKILKLKRRQALEHILLNFINAYLFDEDFDKDKEVFMLKETHLHTDFHLKIAIKQLLMFNENLKGESTGMIKALFKLLGLHDYVMKDLKTNSWQRKARSLYVLSQLSIKVPDGLIEPLINDKRIEVRQQAILYILNLSETNPLGFLNKIDSSLTLWQQIYIENSLKNAYKGDIPDFSQWIHHRMSSVVRFSVRMMAEFNQFQNIPALMTLIEHKEETIRMEAIRSLGKMQHTELLPNLVSRFYNETHAIKQEILRTIRYNGTYKQLLSFRLGMYQEKDSIKVNYFRLEHYFRSKLSVNLDGIDSTLKKPLLTT; translated from the coding sequence TTGAATAAAATTTTAAAGCTTAAAAGAAGACAGGCTTTGGAACACATTTTATTGAATTTTATAAACGCTTATTTATTTGATGAGGATTTTGATAAGGATAAGGAAGTGTTTATGCTAAAGGAAACGCACTTGCATACTGACTTTCATCTAAAAATAGCCATTAAACAGCTATTGATGTTCAATGAAAACCTTAAAGGGGAATCCACAGGGATGATCAAGGCACTTTTTAAGTTGCTCGGCCTTCATGATTATGTAATGAAAGATTTAAAAACCAATAGTTGGCAGAGAAAAGCAAGATCCCTTTATGTACTTTCCCAATTATCTATTAAAGTACCTGATGGGTTAATAGAGCCCCTTATTAACGATAAGCGGATTGAAGTTAGACAGCAGGCTATACTATATATATTGAATCTATCGGAAACCAACCCATTGGGTTTTCTAAACAAAATAGATAGTTCATTAACATTGTGGCAACAAATTTATATTGAGAATAGTTTAAAGAACGCCTATAAAGGTGACATTCCCGATTTTTCTCAATGGATACATCACAGGATGTCCAGTGTGGTTAGGTTTTCAGTAAGAATGATGGCAGAATTCAATCAATTTCAGAATATCCCAGCACTCATGACATTAATCGAACATAAGGAAGAGACTATAAGAATGGAAGCCATACGGAGCCTTGGCAAGATGCAGCATACGGAACTATTACCTAATTTAGTTTCTAGATTTTACAATGAAACACATGCCATAAAACAGGAAATACTAAGGACCATAAGATATAATGGCACCTATAAGCAGTTATTATCTTTTCGTTTAGGGATGTATCAGGAAAAAGACAGCATAAAAGTCAACTATTTTAGGCTTGAACATTATTTTAGGTCAAAATTATCTGTTAACTTGGACGGCATAGATTCAACTCTAAAAAAACCCTTGCTGACCACATAG
- a CDS encoding glycosyltransferase family 2 protein yields MDINFHQITEIASWIFLAYGLIICSGYIFSAVFSLIELRDYKRRHNFQDEIALLKSSSLPPISILAPAYNEEANVVENVRSLLTLAYPSFEIIIINDGSKDDTLKILLDTFDMVRDDLLYHNPITTKKVRAVYVSKQKAYKNLKVIDKENGGKADALNAGINISNHPKICCIDVDCVLERDALLKLIRPFLNNDKKVIASGGIIRIANSCIIEDGRIIEVRLPNTFLARAQILEYFRAFLMGRMAWSKVDGLLLISGAFGMFDKETVIEVGGYNTNTVGEDMELLVRMRRMMQEKNMDYTVGFVPDPLCWTEVPQQWKVLHRQRNRWTRGTIETLLLHKKMIFNPKYKVLGMLSAPYWFFFEWLAPIIEFIGILFFLFLLIFGQVNWLVFMIFFGVVYSFSILFSFTALFFEEFSFQQYKKSKYIHVLIMTALLEPLLYHPFVMWAAIKGNIDFLRGKKSWGEMGRQGLANHKSSKGK; encoded by the coding sequence TTGGATATTAATTTTCATCAGATTACAGAAATTGCCAGTTGGATATTTTTGGCTTATGGTCTCATTATTTGTTCAGGTTATATTTTTTCCGCCGTATTTTCTTTAATTGAGCTCAGGGACTACAAAAGGAGACATAATTTTCAAGATGAGATTGCCCTGCTTAAATCCTCGAGCCTGCCGCCAATTTCAATCCTTGCTCCTGCTTATAATGAAGAAGCCAATGTTGTTGAAAATGTCCGTTCCTTATTGACCTTGGCCTATCCATCCTTTGAAATTATAATTATCAACGACGGTAGCAAGGATGACACTTTAAAAATCCTTTTGGATACTTTTGATATGGTTCGGGACGACTTATTGTACCATAATCCAATTACCACTAAAAAAGTAAGGGCCGTTTATGTTTCCAAACAAAAGGCGTATAAAAACCTAAAGGTTATAGACAAGGAAAATGGAGGCAAGGCAGATGCATTGAATGCGGGCATCAATATAAGCAATCATCCAAAAATATGTTGCATTGATGTGGATTGTGTGTTGGAAAGGGATGCTTTGTTAAAGCTTATAAGACCCTTTTTAAACAATGATAAAAAGGTTATTGCCTCAGGGGGCATTATCAGGATTGCAAATTCCTGTATTATTGAAGACGGTCGCATTATAGAAGTAAGGTTACCGAACACCTTTTTGGCACGAGCCCAAATACTTGAATATTTTCGCGCATTTTTAATGGGCAGAATGGCATGGTCCAAAGTGGATGGTTTATTACTTATATCAGGTGCTTTCGGGATGTTCGATAAAGAAACCGTTATAGAAGTTGGAGGTTATAACACCAATACCGTGGGAGAAGATATGGAGCTGTTGGTAAGAATGAGAAGAATGATGCAAGAAAAAAATATGGATTATACAGTGGGCTTTGTACCAGATCCATTGTGCTGGACGGAAGTACCCCAACAATGGAAGGTATTGCACCGACAACGAAACCGTTGGACACGCGGTACTATTGAAACACTTTTATTACATAAAAAAATGATTTTTAACCCTAAATACAAAGTATTGGGAATGCTAAGTGCACCATACTGGTTCTTTTTTGAATGGCTTGCGCCCATAATCGAGTTTATTGGTATCCTCTTTTTCTTGTTCCTGTTGATTTTTGGACAAGTCAATTGGCTGGTTTTTATGATATTCTTTGGGGTGGTTTATAGTTTCTCCATTTTATTTTCCTTTACGGCCCTTTTCTTTGAAGAATTTTCGTTTCAACAGTACAAAAAATCAAAATACATACACGTATTAATAATGACAGCGCTTTTGGAACCCTTGCTTTATCATCCATTCGTCATGTGGGCTGCCATAAAAGGGAATATCGATTTTTTACGGGGCAAGAAATCTTGGGGAGAAATGGGCCGTCAAGGATTAGCAAATCATAAATCCTCTAAGGGTAAATAG
- a CDS encoding response regulator transcription factor: MNLQNQSLKQIKILLVENDAEHTNTFLQLAEAQGWIVFTCHGSMDAIRWVKDNNIPDLMVIDKNALPLDGFQTHDYIQSELKISVPVLISCQINATAKKNNKKLLSFINKPFSEKSIVLIKSKLKELGQPTDIEDKDYSLDYLRDLSDGSEEFVLTSLNIFRDSVAVKLMEIKEALAINEFKTVREIAHNIKPSFEMLESTIGSDLCNDIVYKVAEEEISGLVEQLFQLFLTIDAQLQKDIPKFAEA, from the coding sequence ATGAACCTACAAAACCAATCCTTAAAACAAATCAAGATTTTACTTGTGGAAAATGATGCTGAACATACAAACACCTTTCTTCAATTGGCAGAGGCACAGGGCTGGATAGTTTTTACTTGCCACGGTAGTATGGATGCCATACGGTGGGTAAAGGATAATAATATCCCAGATTTAATGGTGATTGATAAAAATGCATTACCGTTGGATGGCTTTCAAACACACGATTATATACAATCGGAACTAAAAATTAGTGTACCGGTCTTAATTTCCTGCCAAATAAATGCAACGGCTAAGAAAAATAATAAGAAGTTGCTGAGTTTTATAAATAAGCCATTTTCGGAAAAATCCATTGTTCTTATAAAATCAAAACTTAAAGAACTGGGTCAGCCAACAGATATAGAAGATAAAGACTATTCGCTTGACTATTTAAGGGATTTATCTGATGGCAGTGAAGAATTTGTCCTAACGTCCTTAAATATTTTTAGGGATTCGGTGGCGGTTAAATTAATGGAAATAAAAGAAGCACTTGCAATTAACGAATTTAAGACGGTTCGTGAAATAGCACATAATATTAAACCCTCTTTTGAAATGTTGGAGAGCACGATAGGCAGTGATCTTTGCAATGACATTGTTTATAAGGTTGCTGAAGAAGAAATTTCTGGACTGGTGGAGCAATTATTTCAACTATTCTTAACAATTGATGCACAACTTCAAAAAGATATCCCAAAATTCGCTGAAGCATGA
- a CDS encoding PAS domain-containing hybrid sensor histidine kinase/response regulator yields the protein MTKSFPLKDEYRAVLQEHPYLYDWLTDDILYGVWYCNFKKPTEFFINDSFKKTLNYPTSIVEEPSEVFADILTPLDKEKIDKEVHDCQKSISDQFDTIFQFKDYLDETIDLQAIGITIFEESGDKKGLIIKFLKPEKTEGYSSNLLNKILAFKKLHSIYDETNEIARIGGWEVNLITESVTWTKVTKDIHEVEPTYKPDLATGINFYKEGHCRDLITKLFNKAVDEGVPFDAELKIITAKGNEIWVRTFGKPEFEDGKCVRIYGAFQDIDEKRKQELQMKETKERFEKIFTNSSIGILLVNTDNKVLMVNHAVLKTFGFNKSDNEKVLNMTFKDMIHPDDLEEAKLYRQKLLAGKINSYKTEARYYTAKGNMIWCTIYTSMVRGYEDSDDLIITQVEDITERKELARIALENSNKFMNAFEYSPNGMGVVSINGEWLMVNKNLSQMIGYSKEELLQLRSKDITHRDDLYNDTEFLRELINQERESYGINKRYIHKNGKIVYGFLNVSLLRDKYGKPTSLIGQVVDMTESVKSERVLKNTLNDLQNLLAATTHVSIIETDLNGIARKFNKGAENLLGYNAADVIGAFNVGALHDPTEVAKRGMELSNEYKEEIKGFEVFTYKANIGEHDSSEWTYIRKNGKRFPVQLVVTAIKNSEGEITGYLGVATDISKLKMMEASLVKSKLRAESANKSKSEFLANMSHEIRTPLNGVIGFTDLLMRTKLSAVQKKYMHTIFNSANALLDLLNDILDFSKIEAGKLEINKERTDLVQLCGQTIDIIRHQAHEKGLEVILNIPPNTKRYIQADSVRLRQILTNLLGNAVKFTKTGEIELKIETEPNPNNKKEMLYKFSIRDTGIGIAPKNLKKIFSAFDQEDASTTRKYGGTGLGLTISNKLLELMDTRLHVESKSGSGSTFSFVVNFEIEDQKNRKVTLAKTIKNVLVIDDNSNNRTILESMLAIDKIDSTLFANGIDAIECLEKGNPFDLAIIDYHMPYLNGLDLIRHFREELALTSEDLPIILLHSSGEDKKIHEACKNLDVQFNVVKPIQMNNLFELIDNIQNPTRKISQHTPAEQGVNLHLFSPNILVAEDNPVNKFLSKTIIHKILPKATIHEANDGLEAVKLYETKDIDLIFMDIQMPNMSGFEATKRIRGMEKSGEHVPIIALTARTVKGEKERCIKKGMDDFITKPVILERMKTAIIEFLLEPDKQNHNNKKNVTKSKAIN from the coding sequence ATGACTAAGTCTTTTCCTTTAAAAGATGAGTATCGTGCGGTACTCCAAGAGCATCCGTACTTATATGATTGGTTAACAGATGATATACTTTACGGCGTTTGGTATTGCAACTTTAAAAAACCCACAGAATTTTTTATAAATGATTCTTTTAAGAAAACCTTAAACTACCCTACTTCAATAGTTGAAGAACCGTCAGAGGTATTTGCTGACATTTTAACCCCATTGGATAAGGAAAAGATTGATAAGGAGGTACACGATTGCCAAAAAAGTATTTCCGATCAATTTGATACCATTTTTCAGTTTAAGGATTATCTGGATGAAACCATAGATCTACAAGCCATAGGAATAACTATTTTCGAAGAGTCTGGAGACAAGAAAGGCTTGATTATAAAATTTTTGAAGCCAGAAAAAACCGAAGGATATAGTTCTAATTTATTGAATAAAATTCTTGCTTTTAAAAAATTACACAGCATTTACGATGAGACCAATGAAATTGCCAGAATAGGCGGCTGGGAGGTAAATTTGATTACCGAATCGGTTACTTGGACTAAAGTAACAAAGGATATTCATGAAGTAGAACCAACTTATAAACCCGATTTAGCTACAGGGATCAATTTTTATAAGGAAGGTCATTGCCGAGACCTGATAACCAAGTTGTTTAATAAAGCAGTAGATGAAGGGGTTCCGTTCGATGCTGAGCTTAAGATAATTACTGCAAAAGGCAACGAAATATGGGTAAGAACTTTTGGCAAACCTGAATTTGAAGATGGAAAATGTGTCAGGATTTATGGCGCATTTCAAGATATAGATGAAAAAAGGAAGCAGGAGCTGCAGATGAAGGAAACCAAGGAACGTTTCGAAAAGATTTTCACGAATTCTTCCATTGGGATACTTCTTGTCAATACGGATAACAAGGTTTTAATGGTCAACCATGCGGTCCTTAAAACTTTTGGCTTTAACAAGTCTGATAATGAGAAGGTCCTGAATATGACCTTTAAGGACATGATACATCCTGATGACCTGGAAGAAGCAAAATTATATCGACAAAAGTTGCTGGCGGGAAAAATCAACAGTTATAAGACCGAAGCCAGATATTATACAGCCAAGGGGAACATGATATGGTGCACCATATATACTTCTATGGTACGTGGCTATGAGGACTCTGATGATCTTATCATAACTCAAGTAGAGGATATTACAGAAAGGAAGGAACTGGCGCGGATTGCATTGGAGAATTCCAATAAATTTATGAATGCCTTTGAATATTCGCCTAATGGAATGGGAGTTGTTTCTATTAACGGTGAATGGCTTATGGTCAATAAAAATTTATCCCAAATGATCGGGTATAGCAAAGAAGAACTTTTGCAACTAAGATCAAAGGATATCACGCATAGGGATGATTTATATAATGACACGGAATTTTTACGGGAGTTAATAAATCAAGAACGCGAGTCGTACGGTATTAATAAGCGGTACATACATAAAAATGGTAAAATAGTATATGGTTTTTTAAATGTTTCTTTATTAAGAGATAAATATGGTAAGCCTACTTCTCTAATTGGCCAAGTTGTGGATATGACTGAAAGTGTAAAATCTGAGCGGGTATTAAAAAACACCTTAAATGATCTGCAAAACCTTCTCGCCGCCACTACACATGTCTCTATAATAGAAACAGATCTTAACGGCATAGCCCGAAAATTCAATAAAGGTGCTGAAAATCTTTTGGGATATAATGCAGCGGATGTCATAGGCGCCTTTAATGTTGGGGCATTGCACGACCCCACAGAAGTGGCCAAGAGGGGTATGGAGCTTTCAAATGAATACAAAGAGGAAATAAAGGGTTTTGAAGTATTTACATACAAAGCAAACATAGGAGAACATGACTCTAGCGAATGGACCTATATCCGTAAAAATGGTAAAAGGTTCCCTGTACAATTAGTGGTTACTGCCATTAAAAATTCCGAAGGGGAAATAACCGGTTATTTAGGGGTAGCAACAGATATATCCAAATTAAAGATGATGGAAGCTTCCTTGGTGAAGTCCAAACTCAGAGCCGAGTCTGCCAACAAGTCTAAATCTGAATTTCTCGCCAATATGAGCCATGAGATAAGAACGCCGCTAAACGGTGTGATAGGCTTTACCGATTTGCTGATGAGAACCAAGCTTTCTGCGGTTCAGAAAAAATATATGCATACCATATTTAATTCGGCAAATGCCTTGCTGGATTTATTAAATGACATACTCGATTTTTCAAAGATCGAAGCTGGTAAATTGGAAATAAACAAAGAAAGAACCGACTTGGTCCAGCTTTGTGGGCAGACTATTGATATTATTAGACATCAAGCACACGAAAAAGGATTGGAAGTGATACTGAACATCCCTCCCAATACAAAAAGGTATATCCAAGCAGATTCAGTGCGTTTGCGACAAATTCTCACGAATTTGCTGGGCAATGCCGTAAAATTTACCAAAACCGGAGAAATTGAACTTAAAATAGAAACAGAGCCAAACCCCAATAACAAAAAGGAAATGCTTTACAAGTTTTCCATCAGGGATACAGGTATAGGCATTGCCCCGAAGAATTTAAAGAAGATCTTTTCTGCCTTCGATCAGGAAGATGCATCCACCACCAGAAAATATGGAGGTACCGGCTTAGGTTTGACCATTAGCAATAAATTGCTCGAACTAATGGATACCCGTCTCCATGTCGAGAGTAAATCGGGCTCTGGCAGTACCTTTTCATTTGTGGTGAATTTTGAAATCGAGGACCAGAAAAACCGTAAAGTTACATTGGCTAAAACGATTAAAAATGTGTTGGTCATTGATGATAATTCCAACAACCGTACTATTTTAGAGAGCATGTTGGCCATTGATAAAATTGATTCAACCTTGTTTGCCAATGGCATAGATGCCATTGAATGTTTGGAAAAGGGAAACCCTTTTGATCTGGCAATAATAGATTACCATATGCCCTATTTAAACGGCCTGGATTTAATCAGGCATTTTAGGGAAGAATTGGCATTAACCTCAGAAGACCTTCCTATTATCCTATTGCACAGCTCGGGGGAAGATAAAAAAATTCACGAAGCATGTAAGAATCTGGATGTGCAATTCAATGTGGTGAAGCCCATCCAAATGAATAATCTGTTTGAATTGATTGACAACATCCAAAACCCAACCAGAAAGATCAGTCAGCATACGCCTGCCGAACAAGGTGTGAATCTACACCTGTTTTCCCCTAACATATTGGTGGCAGAAGATAATCCGGTAAATAAATTTTTGTCCAAAACCATCATACATAAAATCCTCCCCAAGGCAACCATCCATGAAGCAAATGATGGCCTTGAGGCTGTAAAACTTTATGAGACAAAAGACATAGATCTTATTTTTATGGATATACAAATGCCAAACATGAGTGGCTTTGAAGCCACTAAACGTATAAGGGGCATGGAAAAAAGTGGTGAGCACGTACCTATAATAGCTTTAACAGCAAGGACCGTAAAGGGTGAAAAAGAACGCTGTATAAAAAAAGGCATGGACGATTTTATTACCAAGCCCGTGATATTGGAAAGAATGAAAACAGCCATTATTGAATTTTTGTTAGAGCCAGATAAACAAAACCATAACAACAAAAAAAACGTAACTAAAAGCAAAGCTATTAATTGA